ACGGCGTCGTCGGCGACGGCGAGCAGGTCGGTGAGGACTTCGGGGATGGGGCGGCGGCCGGCCACTCCGTCGGCGATCGTGTTGATCGAGTCGGTGGTGACGACGCGGCGTTCGTGCCAGGAGCGGGTCATCGCCGGTGCGCCGTGGGGCTGGACGCAGATGATTTCTACTTCTGGGGCGAGAGTTTTCAGCACGTACCCGATGCCGGTCGCCATCGCGCCGCCGCCGAGAGCGATCAGCACGGCCGGCCCTTCGCGCGGAGCGGATCGCTGGTCGCCGGCAGTCGTCCGGCCCACCGAGCTGTTGCCGGGCGGGGTGTTGCTGGGCGTGGTCGTGTACGGCGGGTGGTTACCTGGTGCGGAGGTTTGGAAGGCTTCGGCGAGTTCCAGGCCGATGGTGGCGGCGCCTTCGCAGGTTTCCAGGTCGAGGCTGTCTTCCAGGAGGCGGATGCCTTCCGCGCCGGCGATCTCGGCGGCTCGGTCGCGGGCGAGTTCGTGGTCGCCGTCGACCAGTTCGAGTTTGGCGCCGAGCGCCCGGATGCGGTCGAGTTTGGTGGGCGTCGCGAACCGTGAGGCGACGACGGTGACGTCGATGCCGCGGCTCCGGGCGGACCAGGCGAGGGCCTGACCGAGGTTGCCCGCACTCGCGCAGACCACGGCCGGGGAGCTCGTACGCGCGAGTTGATCGGCGACCACCTCGGTGCCGCGGCCCTTGAAACTGCGTACTGGGTTCGCGGTCTCGAGTTTGATGCTGAGCGCACATCCGAGTACTGGGTCGAGGGCCTCGCACCGGTACAGCGGACTGTCCAGAAACACCGGATCAATCACCCGCCGAGCCGCCCGAATCCGCCCCAGATCAAGCCGAGTCTCCAACACGAACAGCACCCTATCCGGGGCCGTACGCGCCGTCGTTCAGAAGAGTGGCGAGTAGCCGCCCGAGGTTCGGCGGGAAGACGGTCGCTGTGGTCCGACCGAGAGCGGCTGCCGACCACCACTCGAACCCAAGAATGCTGCGTGCCTCGTGCTCAGTCAGCGCGGTCGGCCGCGGACTGAAATGAGCCACGCGATGCAGCAACCATTCCTCGTGTACGTCCAGGCGCCGCCCGTCGTAC
The genomic region above belongs to Kribbella solani and contains:
- a CDS encoding pyridoxal-phosphate dependent enzyme codes for the protein MLETRLDLGRIRAARRVIDPVFLDSPLYRCEALDPVLGCALSIKLETANPVRSFKGRGTEVVADQLARTSSPAVVCASAGNLGQALAWSARSRGIDVTVVASRFATPTKLDRIRALGAKLELVDGDHELARDRAAEIAGAEGIRLLEDSLDLETCEGAATIGLELAEAFQTSAPGNHPPYTTTPSNTPPGNSSVGRTTAGDQRSAPREGPAVLIALGGGAMATGIGYVLKTLAPEVEIICVQPHGAPAMTRSWHERRVVTTDSINTIADGVAGRRPIPEVLTDLLAVADDAVLVEESSIIKAIRVLHDHAGLITEPSAALGVAAILENPTRFTNRHLTTIICGSNTDPTTYTTWLATP
- a CDS encoding NUDIX domain-containing protein is translated as MKLLLVDPTDRLLLIHAKDPRTSAECWYPVGGGIEPGETLQSAAAREAYEETGLTALPPGELVWRRDHVYEYDGRRLDVHEEWLLHRVAHFSPRPTALTEHEARSILGFEWWSAAALGRTTATVFPPNLGRLLATLLNDGAYGPG